AGCAGGAGGTTTTAtcttttatctttttatcAGTTGATGGAGATGAGTGTATACTTTTTGTCGATAGGAGTGCGGGCCATTTGCATCAGATTAAATTAACAGATCGTGGGAAGTTGGTTGGAGAAGTTGTCACCCTTGACTGCCATACCTTCTTTGATGGCGCACAACCAATGGGTAATGTAGAATTCGTGCCTCGCTTGACTGCTAAGCCGTTGCTCTGTTTCGCGACAGGTCGTGTGATgtgattttttctcccttaggGAAGCACACTTCAATAATACGTACCCCCTGATAAatcacattattttttctttcctccatttttagaTATCGGATTAATAAATTACTGGAAGCACACCACAATAGAGGATGGTATCCATTAGGGGTAAATGCTCCATTTGTTATGTACCAAGGtgcccccccacacacacttCTAGCTTCATATTATGCGACTTCGAAaagttgccttttttttattttgtcaaaattttgtttaacCCTTTGACGTGTTTACCCGTCACTTTAAAATTATTCCCGTTGGGCACTTTTGTGCCTCTTAGAGAAACGGGAAGGAAGTGCGCCCGCTCATgatcttcttcaaatttacGCTTGTTCTgcgtaaatatatgtacaaaagaGCCCATGCCGTGTTGGTTCGCATAAGCAAATAACAACGTTCATGTCGTTTGCATTATCAATTCTATGCGTTCCTTTTACTTATTAAtacaattttcctttttttgttgaagCATTCCCAGTGGAAAGCCTATTTATTTCTGTCCCtgtttcatcatttttgccCACAACTGCACTAGCAGCAGAAATTTTCCTAcgcgaaggaaaaagagaaaacaaaattttcgcCACAATATAAAGTGAAGTCGTTTTGGCGTTTTTTTCAACACCTTTGGAGGGCCATCCGTTTTGGCTATTTTTGCGAATAATTTATCCAttcctaatttttttgcTCAATTTGTGTGTTCATCTTTtatagcaatttttttcttttaaaacttttttaaaattatttgtaaTTTGAAGAGCATCATATACTGATTTTTACTGCCACGCGGAAGAATGGCACATAAATAAACATATGCCTGTATGTTGTTCACGTGGATGAATACCTTCCTACGAACATAAAAGTAGCAGTTAAAATGTAAGCTGTAACGATATAATGGTAATTGGCAGCAAGGAAATATGCGAACCATCTTGACTAAGCTAGTAAATGCGCACGTGTACCATCCTAATCTATTTGACCTGCATTGAAAGGGGAATTCAGGTGGACCATaggaatatatattaaattatGGGCGCGCAGTTGTTGGGCAAAGGTGGAAACTACAGCATGTGTGAAAAAGTGATCGCATGAGATCTAATTCTTCTTACTAGAAAAAGGGCGATCATAGGAATGaacttgaaggaaaaagccGTGATGCCATAAAAAGTTGAATCTCCCCCCCCACTCCCCACATATTTTGACCCAACCCCAAAGCAAGAAATTGTTTGCAGAAATCTATGTGCAACATCTGGTAGTCAAAATTTTATATGCAATTTCCACCTTCGCAAGACGCCCCATTTGTATCATCAGAACAGAcgcaaaatgaaagaagaagaatcgGACGAACTTGTACAGAAAAAGGAGTATGAAAAAACGTTTTGGGAACAAATAGGAAAACCCAAGCATGTTTTAGCTCCCATGGTTGACTTGAGCGAATTAGCATTTCGATTGCTATGCAGAAATTACAACTGTCACTTGGCTTTTACCCCCATGTtacatgcaaaaaattttgtagagcatgaaaaatataggaaAGGTTATTTTCAAAGTTGCAAAAAAGATGAACCTGTAATTGCACAGTTCTGTGGGAACAAttcaaaaattattttaagcGCAATTGAGTATATTAAGAATGACGTGAACGCTGTTGATCTGAATTTAGGTTGTCCGCAGCAAATtgccaaaaagggaaattatgGAGCCTTCTTACTACATAAGCACGACGAAGTGGTGAACTTAGTGTCAGACATAACGAATAACTGCAACATCCCAATTACATGTAAGATTAGAAAAATTGACCAAGATTATCAGAAAACGTTAAACCTTTGTTATGATTTACAAAGTCGTAATGTCAAAATGATTACTGTTCATGGAAGgacaaaggaggaaaaaggcgTAAATATCAAAGAGTGTGATTatgaaattattaaaataatcAAGGAAAGATTAAACATCCCAATAATAGCTAATGGATCCATTGAACATTTTGAAGATGTACAAAAATGCCTAAATTATACTAAGGCTGACGCAGTTATGTGTGCAGAAATATTACTCGAAaaaccttattttttttcaaaccaAAATGTCCACGCAGTGGATATCGTGAATGAGTATTACGATTTGTTTTTACAATACGAGTCTAACCCAAAATATTTAAAGGGACATTTGTTCAAAATGTTATATAAGTATTTTCAAGTGCACACTGATTTGAGAGACTTACTGAATAATTGTCACTCCCTCGATGACTATGTAAACTTTCGTTCCATTTTGAACGAAAGAAGGACCAGCGGTGTCCTGACCGAGTCTACCCTCAGTTGGTACAGGAGATATAGGAAAACTCAATAGGTGGGTCACGGAGAGGGGACCaagttttttcccccccccccccccccgcaTAAACccgtatatgtgcatatattgaTATGTATCGCTTCCAGTACCTTTTGTATAATAACATGTGCTCcgctgctttttttttttttttttttaattcgtcCTATGGGATAGTTTTTTAAGGGTTTTACACACACGAATAATAATTGTTTGTCGTAGCCCTATTATTCGTCTAACCAGTACCCATCTTTGCGcagctttttttcttttctttttttttttttgtcatttttttcttttttatttccctatTTACGATTTAGCCGCTATACTAGTTTGGCATATCAATTcggcttttttctttctttttttttttgtcatttctgAAAAGACGAAAGTTGACGGCAAATAGGTTATCATCAATTTTTTgaagtatttaaaaaatgtagcgAAGCCTTTTTGGCtagttcttaaaaaaaaaaaaaaaaaaaaaaaaaaaaaaaaaaaaaatgaggagtaaataaaataggaGCAGTACATGTAGAATTGTGCCGTATTTCTTTGGATGTTGTGCAGACGACtgccttttcttcccttttttttcctccttctgcgGTATTGGCTAGAAACGAAGAGAAGATGTTACTGTTCTGCTGAAGTtacttttacttcttctgctttctcattttttttatctccaaGGTGACATTCTCGATGTTCTGAAAGAAGAGGTGGAGGAAATGAGGACATGTGTGCAAATGCGCATTTGGAGTTGTTGCCTAAGCAGTAACAcacgcacatttttttttttttttttctcaccttctttatttctgCGATTTGCGAATTTAAAAACTCAATGTCATTCTCAGACGACTTGATGTTGCTCTCAAGTTcggatattttttcctcatagCTCTGAGCGTCGGCATTTATATTATCATTTATCATATCTATTTGAGCTTTCAACGTTTGAATTTGGTAATTCGAGATACTTTTTGTGTTATTCACTGTGGAGACATTGCTACTGTTAGCATTGACGTTCGTTCCGTTGTTGCtactttttgcatttttaatagcgaagatttttttctttaactgACTGTCTATGTTGACTAACTGttcttgcttttttttcaaaatgttttcattttccatataggtattttttaatttcatcagttcttcttttaattgtctgatttcttcatattttgttTGTATGGACAGTTGCGTTTCGTTTAGGCAAATTTCATCTATTGCTTTTAGCTGTTGcttggaaatattttccagCCCTTCCTTATCATTATTTAgtttttgtaatatttcttcattttcttttaatttgttttctaGCTTAACTATTTTGTCCGTATTGTCTTCTATGCTTACTTTGCTCTTTAGCAGTtcgatatttttcttgtacTTATTTAATTCATTTATGGCTGATTTCTCAATGGAGTTCTTGGTGCCAGccgtagttttttttttcacttgtaAAAGTACATTGTCTAGAAATACCTTCTCTAATCTTAacaaattcttttttatttcggagtaaatttcttcattctttgtatttttattcccctcGATTGTTTTTTGAGCTACCAGATTCGTTTTTATGGCGTTTTCtacattctttttattattcaaaATGGTGCTACTCGAACTCATGTACTTATTCATCGTgggaattcttttcttcgGTGGAAGAGACACAAATGCGTAGCTCACTTTGAGTGAAGTAgggttgaaagaaaaaatcaaaggTGACCCAAGAAAATGTGTCGCACATGAAGGTAGACTACCGAATTCCACCTACACCAATTACTGATGCACAGTTCGGAATGAGACAAGGGGGAATGTGAGCAACCTTTTCAATTACATTACGTTAAGGCCATAATTTGCACATGATAATGtgcatttttatctttaGGCTTTTTCACAATGGGCGACgggtaaattttttatcgttcttcaaaaatatgaatagcAGGTGTTGGGGGGCTCCTCGTAGAGCGTTTATACAAAGAGAGGGAGACTCGAAGAAGCAGGGGGAGCA
This DNA window, taken from Plasmodium knowlesi strain H genome assembly, chromosome: 13, encodes the following:
- a CDS encoding tRNA-dihydrouridine synthase, putative, yielding MKEEESDELVQKKEYEKTFWEQIGKPKHVLAPMVDLSELAFRLLCRNYNCHLAFTPMLHAKNFVEHEKYRKGYFQSCKKDEPVIAQFCGNNSKIILSAIEYIKNDVNAVDLNLGCPQQIAKKGNYGAFLLHKHDEVVNLVSDITNNCNIPITCKIRKIDQDYQKTLNLCYDLQSRNVKMITVHGRTKEEKGVNIKECDYEIIKIIKERLNIPIIANGSIEHFEDVQKCLNYTKADAVMCAEILLEKPYFFSNQNVHAVDIVNEYYDLFLQYESNPKYLKGHLFKMLYKYFQVHTDLRDLLNNCHSLDDYVNFRSILNERRTSGVLTESTLSWYRRYRKTQ